TTGCATCTTTATTCAGTTCTGTAAGATGTTGTTCAAGTTCTTGTTTCTTAACATAATCGCGTTGATATGGTTCAAACTGTAAACTTTTTGAAATGTCACACATTGGACATAGTAATTTTACTGCACCTAATTTTCCAGCATCATTTGGTGGCATTCCAAATTTTCCAACCAATTCTTCATGCGTACGTATGGTAGTATAAATATTTTGCCCCATCATAATACTAAAACCAATCGCAGTCCCTATTGGACCAGCCATAGAAGTTAAAGGTATTGCTGCTAAGGTTCCAATGGAAGTAACTGCAGAAAGAGTTGAGGCTGTTCCATAAACAATATAATCCTGTTTTTGTTTCCCTGTAGAATTTCCTACTTGTTTAAATAAGTCATAAGCATTCCAAATCTCAAATCCTGCAGTTGCAAAGTTAAGAGCTGCTTGGGCTCTTCCTAAATGTTTGTAAGCTTGAACATGTTTTTGTAGGAATGAAGAACCCCTGATTAAATCGACGCCTAAATCTAAATTGTCTAAACTCATTTCTAATGAATTACGAAATGCAGAAAAATGTTCTCCATTTACAGACTGCTGATGAATATTCATAATACGATTTGGCATATGATAAAAGTTAACGAAAATATTTGCTTGGTTCATTCCATAAACCATTTTACTGGCAACTTTTTTTGCGAAATTAAGTTTAGGACTTGGAGAATCATTTGTAAGCCCCATTACAGACTTCATCATGTCGTATAATTCAAGTTGAGGAAGTGTATATTTTAAGACAGGTCTTAGAGTCTCTTGACGGCTAATTTTATTATAAACGCCATCCATTATTTTTTTAATTGGGGTGCGTTTATCATTCCCAAATTTAGCTTTTAGTTTTGTTTCATCAGGAGTATTAATAAATAAATTACGTAAAAGTTCACTCAGTATTGATTTTTTATCTTCACTTAAAGTAGAGAAATTTTCTAAATCTAATAAGAATTTTTCTTTGTCAAAAAAGTAAATAATTTTTTCTTTACTTTTATTTTCACTTGTAAAGAATATTTTGCTTAATTTATTTTTTATAGGTGTTAAATCTAGGAACGGAAAGTAGTAATTTTTATAGTAACTACTAACAGATGTTGCACCTACAAGAAGACTAACTTTTTCTTGTGCTGAAATAACTCTAGTTTTATCTATTGTTATGTAATCTTGAGCAAGGGTAAGTAAATTTTTATCACCAAATAATGCTCCTTCTCCTTTTATAATTCTGCTAACAACTTTTTGTTCAAATTCTGAATCAATACCTAAAGCAGATAAATAATCAAATACAAGCTTTACTTCTTGCGCAACTTCAGACATTGGCATATGTGTAAAATCTTTATTCACATTAATGTTATCTGCGGAAGTAATATTATTTTCTCTGCTATTATGTTCGATACTTCTTTTTAATTCAGCCAAATGTTGTACTGTAAATCTATGGAATAAAAGCATAGAATTTTTTTGTGTTTTTGCAGCAGCAACAAATTCAGAAGCCTTTTTCAAATAGTTTAAATTTTTCTCTAGAGCAGCCTTTTTTTCATCAGTAATAGGATCAGGGAATAATTCCTCTAGAGCATTTAAATAGTATTGATTATATTTTGCTCCAGCAAGGAAGTTTCTTCTTAAACTAGGAAGTACTTTTTCCTGTAAATAATTTGGGTTATTTAATATTTTAGTGTTTAAATTGGATCTTTTTTGCACTTCTAAGTAAAGTTTTTGCCAAACTCTTAATTTTGAACGTTCCATTGTTAACTTATTAAGCATTTCAATCCGTTTAGCGAGTTTTTCTAGAGGAGGATCTTCTGGTGAATCAAGTTCACCAGCTATAATTTTTGCTTCCTTAGAATTATCAGGTGCGTCATCAAATTCATAATAAAGCTCAATAATTTTTTCAAATGTTTGTTTGGTAGCTACTCCTAATATAGTTGCACTTGCTCCAGCAACAGTAGCGGGGAGTTTTTCAAATACAAGTGGTCCACCCATCAGCATTGCAAATTGTCCAGCAGTGAGAGCAATATCTCCAGTTGTTTTAAATATTACTAGTATTGATTGTTTTTTATAAAAATCAGCTAAAATTCCACGCAATTGTTTTGTTTCGTTATTAGTATTTTTCCACAATTCTGAGTTTTCTACTATTGATATCCATTCCCGTAAAGTTCTTACTTCATTAATATCATTTGCAATATTTATCAAACCTCCTAAAAACATTTGGGCTTGACCTAAGGCAAGAAATCCATCGCCTAATTTAGTAAGTATACCTAATGCCCCAGCAAAAAGAGGTTCGCTGCTGCTTCCTAAAAAACCATCTTTAAATTTACTAAAATCATTTAAAAATGAAGACTCTTTTATTAATGATTGAATTTCTTCTTTTGTTTTTCCTTTTAGTTGTTCTTTAAATAATTCTAAATGCGCATATCCAATAACAGCACGTATTTCAAAAGCTGCCATTCCTGAAAACATAGCCATAAGACCACCTTCAGTCAAAGCACCGGGAATTTTTTGCTCAATATATGTTTTAATAATATCTTCTTGAGTATTTTTAAATTCATTTAATTGAATTATTAAATCCATACTTTTTGAATTTTTGGGATCAAATTCAGGTAAGTTTTGCAATTGGATAAGTATATTTCTTATGTCATTTGGTAATTCTGCAATGGGTTTATCAAATACTCTATCGACATTAATAGGTTTTTGTAATTCACTTTCTAAAAATTGGATTGTTTTTGTCAACTTATCTGATTCATTGTCTTTAGTAACGTTATTTAACATTTGTAGAAGATTTACTTTAAATGTAATTTGATCAAAATAAATTTTTTGTATTTCAGCAGCATTAGCTACAGGATCGTTTTGTATTAAGGACTGCAATGTTTGTTTTAATTTAAGTTCTTGTTCATAATTTTGAAGTAAAAGTTCCTTTACCTCCTGCCTTAAATCTTGGTGTTGTGCTGTGGCTCCTTCTGTTCCAGAATAAACCAAGTAGAGGAAAGCAGGATAAAAACCAATACCTTGAATTATGTAGATTAATTTTTGAGAAAGACCAGAACTTTCCATAGCTGTTGCTAAGTCGTCAGCGCCATCAATGACAAAAGCTTTTTGTGCATTGAAAGGTGATAAAGTTGAAACATTTTTAAAACTTTTATTTCTGATAATTCTAAATAGTTTTGTAATATTATCGACTTTTTGAATATGATAACCATTTTTTACAGCTGCTTCTAATGATCCAAGATCTTTAAAAAACATTTTTTCATGTAACCAATCAGCTGTTAATTCAAAAGTGTAGTTTTGAGATCCAAGTAAAGGTTTAATATTGACTTGATATTCTTTTTCAAAATTTTGAATACGTTCACTTTTTAAATGATTGTAAATATCTAATTGAACTTTTTTTTGTAAGTGGTCAATTGTATCAAAATCAATAGGTGCAGGATAAAGTGTAGACGTAATGCGATATTTTGGTTGAAGTTCTTCTTCCTTTTTCTCTTCTTTTTTTTCATTGATCTTTTGAATTTTTACATTAAATTTTGTTAAGGACGCTTCAATGTAATTCATTTTATCATCAATTTCATTAAGTTCTTCATAAGGTATTTCAAATAATTGTATTTTTGCATATGCTTCATCGATTTTTGCTTTTAATTGTAATTTATTTGTCTGAACATTTTTACCTAATGATGTGCTTAAATAGCCACTACTTACAGAAGAATATTTAGATTTTTCTGAAGCTGTTTCATTTGATGTATTTTTTGTACAGCCCAAATTAAAGGCAAGTGCGCCTAAAGTGCAAAGCGCACTAAATTTTATTCTTTGCATTATTTTACCTTTTTTATTATTTTTAAGCGTTTACAATGATATTGATAATTATTATCAATAATAATTTTCAAATAGTTTATATATTTTAAAAAAGCAAGACTGCTTATAAAAATAATTATGTATTCATACAAAAAATTTATTTCCATAGAAATATTAAGACATTGACTGGTCAGTTACATATGGATGTTCTATCCTATATTTTCTTACAGACTAGACAATAAGTTTTCATATTTTAGAATTTTACATAAGTATTTTAATTGTATAGATTAGTTTTGCGGGAAAAAAATTTAAAAAATATTAAAATTCAATTAAGGTAACAATCTGATTTTCTTGATATTCTAGAAAAAATAAAAATGTAACATAATAATATAAATAGAGAATAAAAAATAATCACACAATTCTGACAGGATAAATTTTAATAGATAGATAAAATTTGTCTGCGTGATTATGGGGATGTAGAATGGATAATATAGAAAATATAGAAAAAATTAATCATATTATTAGTTTAATCTTAAAAGATATTTTTGATGAAAAAGAAAAAAATAAAATTGATTATAATGAAGAAATACATCCTCTTTATTTAATAGAACAAATTAGTGAAAACTTATTTGAAATTCTAAATGAGTTGAATAATGAAAAAGAAATTAATTACAATATTGTGACAGAAAGTATTAAGAATTCGTTATTAAAATTTTTAACTATCTTGCATTGGGTTTATAAAGAGATAGAAGAAGATTTAAATGAGAAAAAAAAAGAAAAAGACGATGAAAATAAAATAATATCGATAGTTTAAAAATCATTTAATTAACTTAAAAAATTTTTTATACGTATATTATATTAATATTAAAAAATTATACATATCTATTTTTTCAAAATTGCAAAATATTTGTTTTTATAAAATTTAATTCATGAAATAGGCAAATATTAATGGTTTTAAAATTGACATCTGAATTATTCTTAATGAAAAATTAATATATATAATCTATTTTAAAGAAAAAAGGAAAATAAGTGAGCAATTGTATTGAACCTCAATTTATCATAACATTTTTAGAAGAGGCAAATGAAAGCATTTCCTTATGGGAAACGACATGTTTAAATTTTAAGGATACCAATGAGAAAGAATCTATTAATCAACTTTTTAGAATTGCCCATAATTTAAAAGGCTCCTCTGCTTCAGTTGGACTCAATCAATTTTCTGAATTTGTACATAAAGTAGAAGAAGTATTAACCAGTGTAAAAAATGGTGAAATTAAATTTGAAAAAGACATACTTAATAATTTTTTTGAAATACATACAATTATTAGTAATTGGATAATCTCAATTCAGAACGATGTTAGTTATGTTAATCAAAACTTTCAAAAAAATATAGAATATATTTTTTCAATAATGGAGAAAAAAAATAATAATGGATTAATTGGATTTGAAATTTTCAATCAAACGAATTCTTCTAAACATGAAACTAAAGAAGATGTTATCCTAAAGTTAAACAATAAAATTGAAAATAAAAAATTGACTTCAGAAGAATATTTAAAAGTAAATGTCACTAAGTTAGATAATTTAATTAATTATCTAGGAGAAGTTATTATTGACCAAAATATTTTAAGACAAATGTCTTCTATAAATTCAATTCCAAAAGAAGTAAAAAATGTTATTTCTCAAATGAGTAAAAATATACAATATCTCCAGGATACTGCAATTTCATTAAGAATGACTTCACTTGATCAACAATTTCAAAAAATGAATCGAGTAGTTAGAGATCTTGCAGTAAAACAAAAGAAAATAATAAAGTTTGAATCATTTGGTTCTGAAGTAGAATTAGATAAAATTATAGTTGATAAATTAACGGATCCTTTAACTCATTTAATAAGAAACGCGATAGATCATGGGATTGAAACTTTAGAAGAGAGAGAAAAAAAGAATAAATCTAAAGAAAGTAAAATTGAGTTAAGAGCTATTCAAGATGAAGGTAATGTAAAAATTTATTTAAGAGATGATGGAAGAGGTTTGGACGATAAAAAGATACTTAAAAAAGCAATTGAAAAAGGATTGATTAAGGAGAAAAATAATTTATCAAAGGATGAAATACATAGAGTAATATTTATGCCAGGTTTTTCTACAAAAGAAGAGATAACCGATATTTCTGGAAGGGGTGTTGGTTTAGATGTTGTAAGTAATGTTATAGCAGACTTAAAGGGAAATATAGATATTGAAACTGAGATTGATAAAGGAACTACATTTATTATTTCTTTACCTTCAACACTTTCTATAATTAAAGGATTAATATTCAAGTCTAATAAACAACTTTTTGTCATTCCTGAATCCCAAGTATTAGAAATTATAGATCATAAAAAGATAAAAATAGAAAATAGAGTTAATAGTAGTCAGATTTTTTCATTAAGAAATGAAATTATACCAATCATAAAGCTAAGAAATATTTTTAATAAAAATATTTCTGAAAGTCAGGATTTAAATGAAAAATTCGGATTGCTAGTTTTGCATTTGGGAAAAAAATTTTCATTTGAAGTAGAAGAAATAATTTCAACTCAATCCATTGTGCTAAAAAAATTGTCAGAAGAACTAAAGGGAATACCAGGGATATTGGCAACAACGGTATTAGGAAATGGTGAACCAGCTTTGGTCTTAAATTTAGCTCAATTAGTAAATATTTGGAGTTATGATGGAGCATAATGAAGAAGAAAATAAATTTCTAATATTTAAAGTAATTAATGAAGAATACGCATGTAATATATTACAAATTAAAGAAGTAATTAAGTGCAAAAATATAAAGCCAATACCATTTATGGTTCCATATTTTAAAGGAATTTTAAATTTAAGGGGAAAGATTATTAGTATTATAGACTTTAGGATTAAATTATTGCCTAATTCAAATAATACTGAGAATGAGGGAATTATATTAGTTGTTGAAAATGAATTAATAACAATTGGTGTGATTGTTGATGACTTAATTTCTGTTACTTCTATCATTGAAAATGAAATTCAAAAAAATAAAGATATGAAGTATTCAATTGATACAAAATTTATTCTTGGTAATTACATTTACAAAGATAAATTAGTTACGGTATTAGATTTAATTTCTTCAATTAATGAAGAAGATTTAAAGATAATAAAAGAAAATGACAATTTAAAATTATCTATGAATATGTGAGGTTTTAATTATGCGAAATATCAATTGGACAATAAGAAAGAGGCTTTTACTTCTTTCGTCAATTATGATTTTATTAATTTTTATAATAGGGATAATTCCCTTTCAGTTAAATAATTTTTATAATGATAAAATAAACAAATTTTCATCAGAAATTATACCAGCTATGAAAAATCTAACTCTTGCTGATATGATGCATGATGGAATTAGATCAAATATTTACGGAATAATAATGGCAGCAGAATCCAAAAAAATTGATAGAATTAAAGAGCTTGAAGAAGAGCAAAAGGAATTTAAAGAAAAATTTTTAAATTACTTAAATAATTTAAATGGTCTAGCTTTAAATAAAAAAATACATGATGATTTAAATACAATATTAATAGACGCAAAAAAGTATACAGAATTGTCAGATAGAATAGCAAAAAATGTTGTCGATTTAAAACATAAAGATTCTTCTGTATTACTAAATCAATTTAATGATGTATTTAAAAAGCTTGAAAAATCAATATCTGATTTGACTCAAGAAGTAAATAATTTTACTGATTTAAGTATTCAAAATACTAATGAATATGGTAAAAAAGCGCTATTCTTTTTATTAGGAATTTTATCTATTTTTTTAATATTTGCTATTTCTCTTTCAAATATTTCAATTAAAAAATTAAATAGCATTTTAAATAATTTGATTTTAGCGCTCAATAATCAAGCGAATACAATTCTACAAAAAGCAAATAATTCGCAAAAAAGTTCAAAAGAGCTTTCTGATATGACAATGAAACAAGCTGCTGCAATTCAAGAAACAGCTGCGAGTATGGAAGAAATGAGTTCTATGCTAACGCAGACAAGTAAACATTCAAATCATAATTTACAAATATCTGAAGAAGGACAATTAATAGCTCAGAAAGGACGTGAATCTATCTCACAAATGCTTTCTGCAATGGATAGTATCCAAGCATCAAATATTAAGTTGGAAGAGATTTCCAATCTTATTGTCAAAATTGCAAATAAAACCAAAATTATTAATGAAATTGTTTCTGAAACACGTTTGCTATCTTTTAATGCTTCTATTGAAGCTGCACGTGCTGGAGTGCATGGCAAAGGTTTTGCTGTTGTTGCAGAGGAAGTAGGTAAACTAGCTTCTATGAGCGGATCTGCAGCTAATGAAATAAGAGAATTACTTGAATCATCTACTATTGAAGTTGCTAATGTTGTTTCTGATATTCGAGATAGGATTGCAACAGGAAAAAATATTTTTAAGATTTGCGAAGCTTCTTTTGATAGTATGACTGAAATTTTATTTAAAATAAATGAAGGTACAAAAATTATAGTTTCTTCAACAACCGAGCAAGAAACAGGTATGAAGCAAACAACTATTGCTATGAGGCAAATAGATGAAGTGACACAAAGAAACAATGCAATAGGAATAGCGCAAGCTTCAAATAGTCAATATCTAGCAATAGGTATCAGAAATATTAATGAAATTATTTCAAAATTAAGAAATTTAATAGTAGAAAGTAAAGTGATTAATAAAAATTTAGTTTCTATTTCTCACATTGAAATGGAGAATAAAAATAGTCAAAATATTGATGGTAATTATTACCAAGTAAATATCCAAAATGAATTTGATAGTGTGCCAGACAACGAAATAATAATGAATGATAACTTGCCTAGTAGAAACGATTCTAGATGGAAAGTATAAACAAAAATGAATAACAATCATGAGTTTTATTTAAAAATTATAGAAGATATTAAAAACATAATCCATGTTGAGTTAAATGAAGAAAAAATTAATTTAGGTATTGAAAAAATAAAATTAAGAATAAATATATTAAACTTTAAAAATACAGAAGAGTATTATGAATATTATTTAAATAATATTGAATCTGAAAGAAAAAATTTAATTTCTATACTTACAAATCATACAACAGAATTTTTTAGAGAACCTGAACATTTTGATTATTTGGCTGATGAGTTTTTTCCTCGATATATAAAAAATAAAAAGTCTTTACGTATATGGTCTGCAGCGGCGTCAGTTGGAAAAGAGGTTTATTCTATAGCTATTTGCTATTTAGAAGTGTGTTTTTCTTTAGGGCTTAAATACGACTCAATTCCTCAAATTGAAATATTAGGTACAGATATAGATGAATTATCCATACAAAAATGTCAGAATGGTATTTATTTAGCGACAGATATTGAGAAGGAAATGGGTAAAGTATTGATAAAAAAATATTTTGACTATGGTGAAAATGAATTAAAAAATTATGTAAGAATAAAGGATTCTGTATTTAAACTTTGTAAATTTAAAGTACACAATTTATTAGATAGTTCAAATGAAATTGGAAAGTTTGATGTTATATTCATAAGAAATATTATTATTTATTATAAAAGAAAAGAAGTTAAAGATATAATTATGCGTTTAAAAAATAATTTAGAAAGTAATGGTATTTTGGTATTAGGGCACTCTGAATCATTAAGCAATCTTGATCTTCCTTTTATCCACATAAAAAATTCAATTTACACATTGAATCTAAAACCAAATGATGATTTGACAAGAGTTTTTGTCATTGATGATACCCTAACAATGCGTGATTTTTTAAGAAAAATTTTGACTAAAGAAGAAAATTTTTTAATTATTGGTGAAGCTGAAAATCCAATTGAAGCTATGGAAAAGTTAGAAAAATTAGAATTACAACCTCATGTTATTGTATTAGATTTGAATATGCCAAAAATGAATGGTATTGAATATTTAGAACTCTTAAAAAATAAACCCCACCCGCCAATTGTAATAATGAGTTCTATGAGTTTTGATGAAGCAGATAATGGTATTAAAT
The Pigmentibacter ruber genome window above contains:
- a CDS encoding calcium-binding protein: MQRIKFSALCTLGALAFNLGCTKNTSNETASEKSKYSSVSSGYLSTSLGKNVQTNKLQLKAKIDEAYAKIQLFEIPYEELNEIDDKMNYIEASLTKFNVKIQKINEKKEEKKEEELQPKYRITSTLYPAPIDFDTIDHLQKKVQLDIYNHLKSERIQNFEKEYQVNIKPLLGSQNYTFELTADWLHEKMFFKDLGSLEAAVKNGYHIQKVDNITKLFRIIRNKSFKNVSTLSPFNAQKAFVIDGADDLATAMESSGLSQKLIYIIQGIGFYPAFLYLVYSGTEGATAQHQDLRQEVKELLLQNYEQELKLKQTLQSLIQNDPVANAAEIQKIYFDQITFKVNLLQMLNNVTKDNESDKLTKTIQFLESELQKPINVDRVFDKPIAELPNDIRNILIQLQNLPEFDPKNSKSMDLIIQLNEFKNTQEDIIKTYIEQKIPGALTEGGLMAMFSGMAAFEIRAVIGYAHLELFKEQLKGKTKEEIQSLIKESSFLNDFSKFKDGFLGSSSEPLFAGALGILTKLGDGFLALGQAQMFLGGLINIANDINEVRTLREWISIVENSELWKNTNNETKQLRGILADFYKKQSILVIFKTTGDIALTAGQFAMLMGGPLVFEKLPATVAGASATILGVATKQTFEKIIELYYEFDDAPDNSKEAKIIAGELDSPEDPPLEKLAKRIEMLNKLTMERSKLRVWQKLYLEVQKRSNLNTKILNNPNYLQEKVLPSLRRNFLAGAKYNQYYLNALEELFPDPITDEKKAALEKNLNYLKKASEFVAAAKTQKNSMLLFHRFTVQHLAELKRSIEHNSRENNITSADNINVNKDFTHMPMSEVAQEVKLVFDYLSALGIDSEFEQKVVSRIIKGEGALFGDKNLLTLAQDYITIDKTRVISAQEKVSLLVGATSVSSYYKNYYFPFLDLTPIKNKLSKIFFTSENKSKEKIIYFFDKEKFLLDLENFSTLSEDKKSILSELLRNLFINTPDETKLKAKFGNDKRTPIKKIMDGVYNKISRQETLRPVLKYTLPQLELYDMMKSVMGLTNDSPSPKLNFAKKVASKMVYGMNQANIFVNFYHMPNRIMNIHQQSVNGEHFSAFRNSLEMSLDNLDLGVDLIRGSSFLQKHVQAYKHLGRAQAALNFATAGFEIWNAYDLFKQVGNSTGKQKQDYIVYGTASTLSAVTSIGTLAAIPLTSMAGPIGTAIGFSIMMGQNIYTTIRTHEELVGKFGMPPNDAGKLGAVKLLCPMCDISKSLQFEPYQRDYVKKQELEQHLTELNKDAKTTNVVFTKLVTPKPFYYFPVTPTTSSISNCNMAGCSTSSTGGYVLKQGIHLCQTSNIYNAQNEKIRAEIINNLQLKPYETEHRQHYLNEKFRIDNRAWYEKFFVSYSVYDFTRYCKLEDVKNYVKMDEYHLDQKILTTVPEEKKTILFYVGLGDQYRHGYGVSLINGNQNIKNFFIVEAGQYKYELNGANKDDYFEIKAPAKDTSYINGKEGFNLLSFQNFEFGQYFNLQDKITFVTPSITQIKNDLVEFKKKNTLQNTNYSELDVKRFYLQYALNSANTTKKELLKQFPEVENISHFMGSKFRDIYLGNSTNEVLLGNNGNDVLIGALGDDVLSGGEDIDLLIGGAGKDTYLINKTDFLNSKENYDIIYFANKTSNKYNFPYFFTNNENDRDLIITDVYEIGIYSENNDLWFVTNNKEILSKQNDKSKEFVKLFKLENYKENGKIARDIPLLTTKDGNIIVYNPLEATNTVSWLNTISTTSQSKIDTKDLTNLPGAYKGLKGIRLDKDSAFENYTYINGTLDNEIIIGNKQDNYINASYGNAFIQGLEGNDVLMANLDHSKREKFVRMDGGSGDDIFVVNVVEFNSYDKNSIPFIKIIEEDKGTNDHLLVKVTGNYNHLEYKGWKRNGNSITLLNSKNEILFYLSLPDKKKLNTIQIEIGRSKPVKIEL
- a CDS encoding chemotaxis protein CheA, which gives rise to MSNCIEPQFIITFLEEANESISLWETTCLNFKDTNEKESINQLFRIAHNLKGSSASVGLNQFSEFVHKVEEVLTSVKNGEIKFEKDILNNFFEIHTIISNWIISIQNDVSYVNQNFQKNIEYIFSIMEKKNNNGLIGFEIFNQTNSSKHETKEDVILKLNNKIENKKLTSEEYLKVNVTKLDNLINYLGEVIIDQNILRQMSSINSIPKEVKNVISQMSKNIQYLQDTAISLRMTSLDQQFQKMNRVVRDLAVKQKKIIKFESFGSEVELDKIIVDKLTDPLTHLIRNAIDHGIETLEEREKKNKSKESKIELRAIQDEGNVKIYLRDDGRGLDDKKILKKAIEKGLIKEKNNLSKDEIHRVIFMPGFSTKEEITDISGRGVGLDVVSNVIADLKGNIDIETEIDKGTTFIISLPSTLSIIKGLIFKSNKQLFVIPESQVLEIIDHKKIKIENRVNSSQIFSLRNEIIPIIKLRNIFNKNISESQDLNEKFGLLVLHLGKKFSFEVEEIISTQSIVLKKLSEELKGIPGILATTVLGNGEPALVLNLAQLVNIWSYDGA
- a CDS encoding chemotaxis protein CheW translates to MEHNEEENKFLIFKVINEEYACNILQIKEVIKCKNIKPIPFMVPYFKGILNLRGKIISIIDFRIKLLPNSNNTENEGIILVVENELITIGVIVDDLISVTSIIENEIQKNKDMKYSIDTKFILGNYIYKDKLVTVLDLISSINEEDLKIIKENDNLKLSMNM
- a CDS encoding methyl-accepting chemotaxis protein, which translates into the protein MRNINWTIRKRLLLLSSIMILLIFIIGIIPFQLNNFYNDKINKFSSEIIPAMKNLTLADMMHDGIRSNIYGIIMAAESKKIDRIKELEEEQKEFKEKFLNYLNNLNGLALNKKIHDDLNTILIDAKKYTELSDRIAKNVVDLKHKDSSVLLNQFNDVFKKLEKSISDLTQEVNNFTDLSIQNTNEYGKKALFFLLGILSIFLIFAISLSNISIKKLNSILNNLILALNNQANTILQKANNSQKSSKELSDMTMKQAAAIQETAASMEEMSSMLTQTSKHSNHNLQISEEGQLIAQKGRESISQMLSAMDSIQASNIKLEEISNLIVKIANKTKIINEIVSETRLLSFNASIEAARAGVHGKGFAVVAEEVGKLASMSGSAANEIRELLESSTIEVANVVSDIRDRIATGKNIFKICEASFDSMTEILFKINEGTKIIVSSTTEQETGMKQTTIAMRQIDEVTQRNNAIGIAQASNSQYLAIGIRNINEIISKLRNLIVESKVINKNLVSISHIEMENKNSQNIDGNYYQVNIQNEFDSVPDNEIIMNDNLPSRNDSRWKV
- the cheB gene encoding chemotaxis-specific protein-glutamate methyltransferase CheB, coding for MNNNHEFYLKIIEDIKNIIHVELNEEKINLGIEKIKLRINILNFKNTEEYYEYYLNNIESERKNLISILTNHTTEFFREPEHFDYLADEFFPRYIKNKKSLRIWSAAASVGKEVYSIAICYLEVCFSLGLKYDSIPQIEILGTDIDELSIQKCQNGIYLATDIEKEMGKVLIKKYFDYGENELKNYVRIKDSVFKLCKFKVHNLLDSSNEIGKFDVIFIRNIIIYYKRKEVKDIIMRLKNNLESNGILVLGHSESLSNLDLPFIHIKNSIYTLNLKPNDDLTRVFVIDDTLTMRDFLRKILTKEENFLIIGEAENPIEAMEKLEKLELQPHVIVLDLNMPKMNGIEYLELLKNKPHPPIVIMSSMSFDEADNGIKCLELGAFDYIEKPSGVHSPKEISNIRNVITQARKSIKSFELKNKQLSKQRLLSLNPLPKKFIKPDLIAIGSSTGGVEALQTILLQLKTNFPPIVIVQHIPEYFSQALANRLSELCKFKVFEGKNRQILEPNCVYLAPGGKQMRIIEEKSKLLLEINDSEKINMHKPSIDYLFYSLVNLKNEINICAIILTGMGSDGANGLKELYNKNAFTIAQDEESCVVFGMPKEAIALGGVHQVAPLHEIPNILKKIL